A genomic window from Nocardioides sp. BP30 includes:
- the yczE gene encoding membrane protein YczE has protein sequence MTTLADLGPLAQLRAGRLPRRLTQLLVGLWLYGVSLGLMVRGNDGVAPWDVLHLGIVGHTGLDLGTVLVIMSFVVLLFWIPLREKPGIGTIANALLIGPSTDLTLAVVHPPHHQIARVLLMLAGVGLCALATALYIGAQFGRGPRDGLMTGLVRRTGLSIRLIRTALEISVVVVGLLLGGPIGVGTVVFALAIGPLTQVLLPTWIVALDAPTQDQVAEEAESDAYPAVSVCGAQA, from the coding sequence ATGACCACGCTCGCCGATCTCGGCCCGCTCGCCCAGCTGCGGGCCGGCCGCCTCCCCCGCCGCCTGACCCAGCTCCTGGTGGGGCTGTGGCTCTACGGCGTCTCGCTGGGTCTGATGGTGCGCGGCAACGACGGTGTCGCACCGTGGGACGTCCTGCACCTCGGCATCGTGGGCCACACCGGCCTCGACCTCGGCACCGTGCTGGTGATCATGTCGTTCGTCGTGCTGCTGTTCTGGATCCCGCTGCGCGAGAAGCCCGGCATCGGCACGATCGCCAACGCCCTGCTGATCGGCCCCAGCACCGATCTCACCCTGGCCGTGGTCCACCCACCGCACCACCAGATCGCGCGGGTCCTCCTCATGCTCGCCGGCGTGGGGCTGTGCGCCCTCGCGACGGCGCTCTACATCGGCGCCCAGTTCGGCCGCGGCCCTCGCGACGGCCTCATGACCGGGCTGGTCCGCCGTACCGGCCTCTCGATCCGGCTGATCCGCACCGCTCTGGAGATCTCCGTCGTCGTGGTCGGCCTGCTCCTCGGCGGCCCCATCGGCGTCGGTACCGTCGTCTTCGCCCTGGCCATCGGACCCCTGACGCAGGTCCTCCTCCCGACGTGGATCGTCGCCCTCGACGCCCCCACCCAGGATCAGGTCGCTGAGGAAGCGGAGTCCGATGCCTATCCGGCCGTCAGCGTCTGCGGCGCCCAGGCATAG
- the yczR gene encoding MocR-like transcription factor YczR, which yields MHRSIPSRRLVELLGVFERTPAYVGLADALTVLIGDGRIALDVRLPSERDLAAGLGVSRTTVTRAYALLVETGFAVATRGAGTFTRVPGGRSRAHDQALTPSRHSGVIDLTCAAATAPPGIAEAYAAAAAELPAYLGGHGYFPVGLPALQEAIAATYAERGLPTRPDQIMVTSGALGAAAVAAQALVGTGDRVLVETPTYPNAAEALRRAGGRLVPVPVDPDGWDLDGTIATVRQSRPRAAYLMPDFQNPTGLVMSGPERERLGAALTRAGTVAIVDEAHQGLALDGQEMPPPLARFAPGAVTIGSASKLFWGGLRIGWLRVPDEVTMDRLVASRLSVDLGSPLIEQLAMVRLLADPGPLRAAQVDRLRRQRSALVAALSERLPAWEVRVPAGGLCLWCRLPVPAASTLVAAAERGGVAIAAGPIFAVDGGLERFVRIPYARPEAELVAAVEVLAEVWAEVSRSRTVERAAGRTARRASDRVIVA from the coding sequence ATGCATCGGTCCATTCCGTCGCGGCGGCTCGTCGAGCTGCTCGGCGTCTTCGAACGCACGCCGGCCTACGTCGGCCTGGCCGACGCCCTCACGGTCCTGATCGGCGACGGCCGGATCGCCCTCGACGTCCGGCTGCCGAGCGAACGCGATCTCGCCGCCGGGCTCGGCGTCTCCCGCACCACCGTCACCCGCGCCTACGCGTTGCTCGTCGAGACGGGGTTCGCGGTGGCGACCCGCGGGGCCGGCACGTTCACCCGGGTACCCGGTGGCCGCTCGCGGGCGCACGACCAGGCCCTCACGCCTTCACGGCACAGCGGGGTGATCGACCTGACCTGTGCGGCGGCCACCGCGCCGCCGGGCATCGCCGAGGCCTACGCCGCCGCAGCCGCGGAGCTGCCGGCGTACCTGGGCGGCCACGGCTACTTCCCGGTCGGCCTGCCTGCGCTGCAGGAGGCGATCGCCGCGACGTACGCCGAACGGGGGCTGCCCACCCGGCCGGACCAGATCATGGTGACCTCCGGTGCGCTGGGCGCGGCTGCCGTCGCCGCACAGGCGCTGGTCGGCACCGGCGATCGGGTGCTGGTCGAGACGCCGACCTACCCAAACGCCGCCGAAGCGCTGCGCCGAGCGGGCGGCCGGTTGGTGCCCGTTCCGGTGGACCCCGACGGCTGGGACCTGGACGGCACGATCGCCACCGTGCGGCAGTCGCGCCCGCGGGCGGCCTACCTCATGCCAGACTTCCAGAACCCCACCGGTCTGGTGATGAGCGGCCCGGAGCGCGAACGGCTCGGAGCCGCCCTCACCCGGGCGGGCACGGTCGCCATCGTGGACGAGGCGCACCAGGGGCTCGCCCTCGACGGCCAGGAGATGCCGCCGCCGCTGGCCCGGTTCGCGCCGGGCGCGGTGACGATCGGAAGCGCGTCCAAGCTCTTCTGGGGCGGTCTGCGGATCGGGTGGCTGCGGGTTCCCGACGAGGTGACGATGGACCGGCTGGTGGCATCGCGGCTCTCGGTCGACCTCGGCTCTCCGCTGATCGAGCAGTTGGCGATGGTGCGGCTGCTGGCGGACCCGGGCCCGCTGCGGGCGGCGCAGGTGGACCGCCTGCGCCGGCAGCGGTCCGCGCTGGTGGCGGCGCTGTCCGAGCGGCTCCCGGCCTGGGAGGTCCGGGTTCCGGCGGGCGGCCTGTGCCTGTGGTGCCGGTTGCCGGTCCCCGCCGCCTCCACCCTGGTCGCCGCCGCGGAGCGGGGCGGGGTAGCGATCGCCGCCGGGCCGATCTTCGCCGTCGACGGCGGCCTGGAACGTTTCGTCCGCATCCCCTACGCGCGCCCGGAGGCCGAGCTGGTGGCGGCCGTCGAGGTCCTCGCCGAGGTGTGGGCCGAGGTGAGCAGGAGCCGTACGGTCGAGCGGGCGGCGGGGCGGACGGCACGGCGGGCCTCCGACCGGGTCATCGTGGCGTGA
- the efp gene encoding elongation factor P, translated as MATTNDLKNGMVLNIDRQLWQVVEFQHVKPGKGPAFVRTKLKNVESGKNVDKTFNAGTKVDVETVDRRTFQYLYNDGTNYVFMDVQDYEQIEVTPEIIGDAANFLLENAEVIVATNNGRVLFVELPPSVELTITYTEPGVVGDSATGRTKPATLETGAEIQVPLFIENGEKIKVDTRDGGSYLSRVKG; from the coding sequence ATGGCAACCACGAACGACCTGAAGAACGGCATGGTTCTCAACATCGACCGCCAGCTCTGGCAGGTGGTCGAGTTCCAGCACGTCAAGCCGGGCAAGGGCCCCGCGTTCGTCCGCACCAAGCTGAAGAACGTGGAGTCGGGCAAGAACGTCGACAAGACGTTCAACGCCGGCACGAAGGTCGACGTCGAGACGGTGGACCGCCGTACGTTCCAGTACCTGTACAACGACGGCACCAACTACGTGTTCATGGACGTGCAGGACTACGAGCAGATCGAGGTCACGCCCGAGATCATCGGCGACGCCGCGAACTTCCTGCTGGAGAACGCCGAGGTCATCGTGGCCACCAACAACGGCCGGGTGCTGTTCGTCGAGCTCCCGCCGTCGGTCGAGCTGACGATCACCTACACCGAGCCCGGCGTCGTCGGCGACTCCGCCACCGGCCGGACCAAGCCGGCCACGCTGGAGACCGGTGCCGAGATCCAGGTTCCGCTGTTCATCGAGAACGGCGAGAAGATCAAGGTCGACACCCGCGACGGCGGCTCCTACCTCAGCCGCGTCAAGGGCTGA
- the nusB gene encoding transcription antitermination factor NusB: MSARSKARKRALDLLFAAEARGASASDLLAEQVAEGELNNPYTATLVEGVVARQATIDEIIGRYAQGWTLDRMPAVDRNVLRLGAWELLFADDVPEHVALSEAIELVRDLSTDESPTYVNGVLGAIQRDKASLV; encoded by the coding sequence TTGTCCGCACGCTCCAAGGCCCGCAAGCGCGCCCTCGACCTGCTCTTCGCGGCCGAGGCACGCGGCGCCTCCGCGTCCGACCTGCTCGCCGAGCAGGTCGCCGAGGGCGAGCTCAACAACCCCTACACCGCCACGCTCGTGGAGGGCGTCGTGGCCAGGCAGGCGACGATCGACGAGATCATCGGTCGCTATGCCCAGGGCTGGACCCTGGACCGGATGCCCGCCGTGGACCGCAACGTGCTGCGACTGGGCGCGTGGGAGCTGCTCTTTGCCGACGACGTGCCCGAGCACGTGGCCCTGAGCGAGGCGATCGAGCTGGTCCGCGACCTGTCGACCGACGAGTCGCCGACCTACGTCAACGGCGTGCTCGGTGCGATCCAGCGCGACAAGGCCAGCCTGGTCTGA
- a CDS encoding helix-turn-helix domain-containing protein has protein sequence MASPTSELLEQIGSNLRAERVRRHLTQDAVARRSGLGVTQIARMERGETDSGISKYLRLSAAIGIDPNELFHDIRVDLIWPA, from the coding sequence ATGGCCTCTCCCACCTCTGAGCTTCTCGAGCAGATCGGCTCGAACCTGCGCGCCGAGCGCGTGCGCCGCCACCTCACCCAGGACGCGGTCGCGCGCCGCAGCGGCCTGGGCGTGACCCAGATCGCCCGGATGGAGCGGGGCGAGACCGACAGCGGCATCTCGAAGTACCTGCGGCTCTCCGCCGCCATCGGGATCGACCCGAACGAGCTCTTCCACGACATCCGCGTCGACCTGATCTGGCCGGCCTGA
- a CDS encoding NADPH:quinone reductase, whose protein sequence is MRAVVYSEPGPSSVLRVVEREVPEPGPGEVRVRVVRAGVNPTDWKQRAGGTYPALPYEEITPGQDGAGTIDALGAGVSGVAAGDRVWLHMAQHGSAYGTAAEYVVVPLHKAVPLPPAASFDLGASLGVPAVTAHRALTSSADADRIAPGTLAGRTVLVQGGAGAVGNAAIQLAHWAGANVITTVSSAEKGALAAAAGADHVVNYREEDPEAAIRRIAPDGVDLVVEVAPAQNNDLDRAVIRNGGTIAIYANNGGDEMTLPLRATFSLNLRYQFVLLYGVAPELLAAAAEDITAALAAGALGVGEEQGMPLHHYSLERAAEAHDAVEGGVVGKVLLDLA, encoded by the coding sequence ATGCGAGCTGTCGTCTACTCAGAGCCCGGTCCCTCCTCCGTCCTGCGCGTGGTCGAGCGTGAGGTGCCCGAGCCGGGACCCGGCGAGGTGCGCGTCCGGGTGGTGCGCGCCGGCGTGAACCCGACGGACTGGAAGCAGCGGGCGGGCGGCACCTATCCGGCCCTGCCGTACGAGGAGATCACACCCGGGCAGGACGGGGCCGGCACGATCGATGCCCTGGGGGCGGGCGTGTCGGGCGTCGCCGCCGGCGACCGCGTCTGGCTCCACATGGCCCAGCACGGGTCGGCCTACGGCACCGCCGCCGAGTACGTCGTCGTACCGCTGCACAAGGCCGTGCCGCTGCCGCCCGCGGCGTCGTTCGACCTCGGTGCCTCGCTGGGCGTGCCCGCGGTGACGGCCCATCGGGCACTGACCAGCAGTGCCGACGCCGACCGGATCGCACCGGGGACCCTCGCCGGACGCACCGTCCTGGTCCAGGGCGGCGCCGGTGCGGTCGGCAACGCCGCGATCCAGCTCGCGCACTGGGCGGGCGCGAACGTGATCACCACCGTCAGCAGCGCCGAGAAGGGCGCGCTGGCCGCCGCGGCCGGCGCCGATCATGTCGTCAACTACCGCGAGGAGGATCCGGAGGCGGCGATCCGGCGGATCGCGCCCGACGGGGTGGACCTGGTCGTCGAGGTGGCGCCTGCGCAGAACAACGATCTCGACCGGGCCGTGATCCGCAACGGCGGCACGATCGCCATCTACGCCAACAACGGCGGCGACGAGATGACCCTGCCGCTGCGCGCGACCTTCTCGCTCAACCTGCGCTACCAGTTCGTGCTGCTCTACGGCGTGGCTCCCGAGCTGCTGGCGGCTGCGGCCGAGGACATCACCGCGGCGCTCGCTGCCGGCGCTCTCGGCGTCGGCGAGGAGCAGGGCATGCCGCTGCACCACTACAGCCTCGAGCGAGCGGCCGAGGCACACGATGCGGTCGAGGGTGGCGTGGTGGGCAAGGTGCTGCTCGACCTCGCGTGA
- the pyrR gene encoding bifunctional pyr operon transcriptional regulator/uracil phosphoribosyltransferase PyrR → MTANPDEGRIVLDAEDIARALTRISHEILERNKGAEDLILLGLQTRGVPLARRIAEKISEVEGIGIATGSLDVTMYRDDLRSNPTRTPHRTELPGAGIDGKTVVLVDDVLYSGRTIRAALDALSDLGRPAVVRLAVLVDRGHRQLPIRADHVGKNLPTARAERVRLSLVEVDGLDEVRITEQPGQPGQESAR, encoded by the coding sequence GTGACGGCGAACCCTGACGAGGGCCGGATCGTCCTCGATGCCGAGGACATCGCGCGTGCGCTGACCCGCATCTCCCACGAGATCCTGGAGCGCAACAAGGGTGCGGAGGACCTGATCCTGCTGGGCCTGCAGACCCGGGGCGTCCCGCTCGCCCGGCGCATCGCCGAGAAGATCTCCGAGGTCGAGGGGATCGGCATCGCCACCGGAAGCCTGGACGTCACGATGTACCGCGACGACCTGCGCAGCAACCCCACCCGCACCCCGCACCGCACCGAGCTTCCCGGCGCCGGCATCGACGGCAAGACCGTCGTGCTGGTCGACGACGTGCTCTACTCCGGGCGCACCATCCGGGCCGCCCTGGACGCGCTCTCCGACCTCGGCCGCCCCGCTGTGGTGCGCCTCGCCGTACTCGTGGATCGGGGGCATCGCCAGCTGCCGATCCGGGCCGACCACGTCGGCAAGAACCTGCCGACAGCGCGCGCTGAGCGGGTCCGGCTCAGCCTGGTCGAGGTCGACGGCCTCGACGAGGTGCGCATCACCGAGCAGCCGGGGCAGCCGGGGCAGGAGTCCGCGCGATGA
- a CDS encoding aspartate carbamoyltransferase catalytic subunit, with product MTRHLLSIDDVSVADIHQLFETAAEMHDVQRREVKKLPALRGRTVINLFFEDSTRTRSSFEIAGKWLSADVINLSAKGSSTSKGESLRDTVLTVTAMGIDGLVMRHSASGAAHQVAGWLDIPVINAGDGMHEHPTQALLDGYTLTRRLGSLEGRHVVIVGDLTHSRVFRSNIKSLTKLGARVTVVAPPTLMPSGVGAWSEQAGFATSYDLDAVLPEADAVMMLRVQKERMSGGYFPSPREYTVGYGLTRSRLDLLKPGTPILHPGPMNRGLEIAADAADAADSLILDQVSAGVAVRMAVLYHLLAGEAASNSGGSR from the coding sequence ATGACCCGCCACCTGCTGAGCATCGACGACGTGAGCGTCGCCGACATCCACCAGCTCTTCGAGACCGCAGCCGAGATGCACGACGTGCAGCGCCGCGAGGTCAAGAAGCTGCCCGCGCTCCGGGGTCGTACGGTGATCAACCTGTTCTTCGAGGACTCCACCCGGACGCGATCCAGCTTCGAGATCGCCGGCAAGTGGCTCTCGGCCGACGTCATCAACCTCTCCGCGAAGGGCTCCTCGACCTCCAAGGGGGAGTCGCTGCGCGACACGGTCCTGACGGTCACCGCGATGGGCATCGACGGCCTCGTGATGCGCCACTCCGCCTCGGGGGCGGCGCACCAGGTGGCCGGGTGGCTCGACATCCCGGTGATCAACGCCGGCGACGGCATGCACGAGCATCCGACCCAGGCCCTCCTCGACGGGTACACGCTGACCCGCCGCCTCGGGTCGCTGGAGGGCAGGCACGTCGTCATCGTCGGCGACCTGACCCACTCGCGGGTGTTCCGCTCCAACATCAAGTCGCTGACCAAGCTCGGGGCGAGGGTCACGGTCGTCGCACCGCCGACGCTGATGCCCAGTGGCGTGGGGGCCTGGTCCGAGCAGGCCGGCTTCGCCACGTCGTACGACCTCGACGCGGTGCTGCCGGAGGCCGACGCGGTGATGATGCTGCGGGTGCAGAAGGAGCGGATGTCGGGTGGGTACTTCCCCTCGCCACGGGAGTACACGGTCGGCTACGGCCTCACCCGCTCGCGGTTGGACCTGCTCAAGCCAGGCACCCCGATCCTGCACCCGGGCCCGATGAACCGTGGCCTGGAGATCGCCGCCGACGCCGCCGACGCGGCCGACAGCCTGATCCTCGACCAGGTCTCGGCCGGCGTAGCCGTCCGGATGGCAGTGCTCTACCACCTGCTCGCCGGAGAGGCGGCATCGAACTCGGGGGGAAGCCGATGA
- a CDS encoding dihydroorotase yields the protein MTDLLIKGASILGQRTADVYVEDGVVSAVGTSAGSAREAGRVGQVETVDADGLVLLPGLVDLHTHLREPGREDAETVLTGSQAAAAGGFTAVLAMANTTPVTDTAEAAERVLDLGRAAGLVDVQPVGAVTKGLAGEELAELGLMARSRARVRVFSDDGRCVGDARVMRRALEYVKAFGGVVSQHSQDPALAPHAACCHEGPLSGELGLPGWPGVAEEVIVARDVMLARHTGSRVHVAHVSTAGSVEVVRWAKAQGIAVTAEVTPHHLLLTTDLLRDYDPTYKVNPPLRPAEDVEALREALADGTIDAVATDHAPHARHDKEHAFVDAAFGMLGLETALSVVTSVMVESGRLDWAGVARVMSTAPAGIAGLEAHGRPIAVGEPANLTLLDPSHSYAVDREESLSLSRNNPWHGRTLTGRVVGTWLRGTRTFGG from the coding sequence ATGACCGACCTGCTGATCAAGGGCGCCTCGATCCTGGGGCAGCGCACCGCCGACGTGTACGTCGAGGACGGTGTGGTCAGTGCCGTGGGGACGTCGGCCGGCTCGGCCCGCGAGGCCGGGCGCGTCGGGCAGGTCGAGACCGTCGACGCCGACGGCCTGGTGCTGCTGCCCGGCCTGGTCGACCTGCACACCCACCTGCGCGAGCCGGGGCGCGAGGACGCCGAGACGGTGCTGACCGGCTCGCAGGCAGCCGCCGCGGGCGGCTTCACCGCCGTGCTGGCGATGGCCAACACCACGCCCGTCACCGACACCGCCGAGGCCGCCGAGCGCGTGCTGGACCTGGGCCGGGCCGCCGGCCTGGTGGACGTGCAGCCGGTGGGCGCCGTCACCAAGGGGCTGGCCGGCGAGGAGCTCGCCGAGCTCGGCCTGATGGCGCGGTCGCGTGCCCGCGTGCGGGTGTTCTCCGACGACGGCCGGTGCGTCGGCGACGCACGGGTGATGCGGCGGGCGCTGGAGTACGTCAAGGCGTTCGGCGGCGTCGTCTCCCAGCACAGCCAGGACCCGGCGCTGGCGCCGCACGCCGCGTGCTGCCACGAGGGACCGCTCTCCGGAGAGCTCGGGCTGCCCGGCTGGCCGGGCGTGGCCGAGGAGGTCATCGTGGCGCGCGACGTGATGCTGGCGCGCCACACCGGCTCGCGCGTCCATGTCGCGCACGTCTCCACCGCCGGCTCGGTCGAGGTGGTCCGCTGGGCCAAGGCGCAGGGCATCGCGGTGACGGCGGAGGTCACCCCGCATCACCTGCTGCTGACGACCGACCTGCTGCGCGACTACGACCCGACGTACAAGGTCAACCCGCCGCTGCGCCCGGCCGAGGACGTCGAGGCACTGCGCGAGGCACTGGCCGACGGCACCATCGACGCTGTCGCCACCGACCACGCACCGCACGCCCGTCACGACAAGGAGCACGCGTTCGTCGACGCGGCGTTCGGGATGCTCGGGCTGGAGACGGCGCTCTCGGTCGTGACCTCGGTGATGGTGGAGTCCGGTCGTCTCGACTGGGCCGGTGTCGCGCGGGTCATGTCGACCGCGCCGGCCGGGATCGCCGGCCTGGAGGCCCACGGGCGTCCCATCGCCGTCGGTGAGCCCGCGAACCTCACCCTCCTCGACCCGTCGCACAGCTACGCGGTGGACCGCGAGGAGTCGCTGTCGCTCTCGCGGAACAACCCCTGGCACGGGCGCACGCTGACCGGCCGCGTGGTCGGCACCTGGCTGCGGGGCACGCGCACCTTCGGCGGCTGA
- a CDS encoding DUF1810 domain-containing protein, whose amino-acid sequence MSDDFELDRFLAAQAGGVHEQALAELRAGRKTSHWMWFVFPQVAGLGSSPTAQRYAIGSLAEAQGYGAHPVLGPRLREVSAAVSVFDGTPEELLGGIDAAKLRSSMTLFEAAAPDEPLFAEVLERHFGGSRCEHTLRFIAEHP is encoded by the coding sequence GTGAGTGACGACTTCGAGCTGGACCGCTTCCTCGCCGCCCAGGCCGGCGGGGTGCACGAGCAGGCGCTCGCCGAGCTCAGGGCGGGCCGCAAGACCAGCCACTGGATGTGGTTCGTCTTCCCGCAGGTGGCCGGGCTGGGCTCCTCGCCGACCGCCCAGCGCTACGCGATCGGCTCGCTGGCCGAGGCCCAGGGCTACGGGGCGCACCCGGTGCTCGGCCCGCGGCTGCGCGAGGTGAGTGCGGCGGTGTCGGTCTTCGACGGTACGCCGGAGGAGCTCCTCGGCGGGATCGACGCTGCGAAGCTGCGCTCGTCCATGACGCTCTTCGAGGCCGCGGCACCGGACGAGCCGCTCTTCGCCGAGGTGCTGGAGCGGCACTTCGGCGGCTCGCGGTGCGAGCACACGCTGCGGTTCATCGCCGAGCACCCCTGA
- a CDS encoding DUF1697 domain-containing protein, translating into MTSYAALIRGIGPGDPRKSNESLRGVLEELGFTDVLSVISSGNIVFSAPGGADTDELGRRIEAAWPELRGFSAMTVVRSAEQIAHLLDQRPFGDTPHGKASYQLVTYFKEPPASAPTPPEQPGVQVIGMVDGALCTIHDTTVTGGPEVMKWLDRAYRKQTTSRTPLTLARILKKMN; encoded by the coding sequence ATGACGAGCTACGCGGCCCTGATCCGCGGCATCGGCCCCGGCGACCCGCGCAAGTCCAACGAGTCGCTGCGCGGGGTGCTGGAGGAGCTCGGGTTCACCGACGTGCTGTCGGTGATCAGCAGCGGCAACATCGTCTTCAGCGCCCCCGGCGGCGCAGACACCGACGAGCTCGGCAGGCGCATCGAGGCGGCCTGGCCCGAGCTGCGCGGCTTCAGCGCGATGACGGTGGTGCGCTCGGCGGAGCAGATCGCCCACCTGCTCGATCAGCGTCCCTTCGGCGACACCCCGCACGGCAAGGCGTCCTACCAGCTGGTGACGTACTTCAAGGAGCCGCCGGCTTCAGCACCCACGCCGCCCGAGCAGCCCGGCGTGCAGGTGATCGGAATGGTCGACGGGGCGCTGTGCACCATCCACGACACCACCGTGACGGGCGGCCCCGAGGTGATGAAGTGGCTCGACCGCGCCTACCGCAAGCAGACCACCTCGCGCACCCCGCTGACGCTGGCGCGGATCCTGAAGAAGATGAACTGA
- the carA gene encoding glutamine-hydrolyzing carbamoyl-phosphate synthase small subunit, translating into MHSRAATPALLVLEDGRTFHGESYGAEGETFGEAVFATGMTGYQETLTDPSYHGQVVVQTAPHIGNTGVNDEDPESKRIWVAGYVVRDPARVPSNWRSRRTLDEELRAQGVVGISGIDTRALTRHLRERGSMRVGISTQETDPGSLLAKVQAAAEMAGSNLSDAVSTPQAYVVPAQGEKRFTVAALDLGIKDMTPHRMAERGIEVHVLPATSSIDDVLAVRPDGLFYSNGPGDPAATTGQIEVLQEALSRDLPYFGICFGNQLFGRALGFGTYKLKYGHRGINQPVQDLTTGKVEVTAHNHGFAVDAPTDRATTTPYGEARVSHVNLNDDCVEGLELRDAETNRLKSFSVQYHPEAAAGPHDAAYLFDRFVSLLEGTI; encoded by the coding sequence GTGCACAGTCGTGCCGCCACCCCTGCACTGCTCGTCCTGGAGGACGGGCGCACCTTCCACGGTGAGTCCTACGGCGCCGAGGGGGAGACCTTCGGCGAGGCAGTCTTCGCGACCGGCATGACCGGTTACCAGGAGACGCTGACCGACCCGTCCTATCACGGCCAGGTCGTGGTCCAGACCGCGCCGCACATCGGCAACACCGGTGTGAACGACGAGGACCCCGAGTCCAAGCGGATCTGGGTCGCCGGCTACGTCGTCCGCGATCCCGCCCGCGTCCCGTCCAACTGGCGCTCGCGCCGGACGCTGGACGAGGAGCTGAGGGCCCAGGGCGTCGTCGGGATCTCCGGCATCGACACCCGTGCCCTGACCCGGCACCTGCGCGAGCGCGGCTCGATGCGGGTGGGCATCTCCACCCAGGAGACCGACCCCGGGAGCCTGCTGGCGAAGGTGCAGGCCGCCGCCGAGATGGCCGGCTCGAACCTCTCGGACGCCGTCTCCACCCCGCAGGCCTACGTCGTCCCGGCCCAGGGCGAGAAGCGCTTCACCGTCGCCGCCCTCGACCTCGGCATCAAGGACATGACGCCGCACCGGATGGCCGAGCGCGGCATCGAGGTGCACGTGCTGCCGGCGACCAGCTCCATCGACGACGTCCTCGCCGTGCGACCGGACGGCCTCTTCTACTCCAACGGCCCCGGCGATCCGGCCGCCACCACCGGCCAGATCGAGGTGCTGCAGGAGGCGCTGAGCCGCGACCTGCCCTACTTCGGGATCTGCTTCGGCAACCAGCTCTTCGGCCGCGCCCTCGGCTTCGGCACCTACAAGCTCAAGTACGGTCACCGCGGCATCAACCAGCCCGTCCAGGACCTGACCACCGGCAAGGTCGAGGTGACCGCGCACAACCACGGCTTCGCCGTCGACGCGCCGACGGACCGGGCGACCACGACGCCGTACGGCGAGGCCCGTGTCAGCCACGTCAACCTCAACGACGACTGCGTCGAGGGCCTGGAGTTGCGTGATGCGGAGACCAACCGACTGAAGAGCTTCTCGGTCCAGTACCACCCGGAGGCCGCGGCGGGACCGCACGATGCGGCGTACCTCTTCGACCGTTTCGTCAGCCTGCTCGAGGGGACCATCTGA